AGAACATATTTTGTATTTAAAGGCCATCATTGAATTAAATGAAAAAGAACTAAAACCTATCTTCAAAGATGATGATTTTGTGAAAACATACGGTAAAAATCTCCAGTCCGTTTATTTTAAATACATTCCTTGGTTTTATAAACTTTTTTATTTTTTGGGTGTCACACCAATCGTAAACTCCGGTTATGCGAAAGCCAAATCAATCCTTACATACTCGCAGATGGACCGCCAATTTTTGTACCAAAAACGCAGAGAAAATTTCTTTAAAAAGAAACTAAGAGAAAGAGAAGAACGACTCGAAAAAGAAAAAAAACAACAACTAAAACGAGCTCTTGTTTCGGCCCTCAGCGATGCTTATTTTCAAAAAAACTGTTTACCTTCTGTGGATTGGCTCGGTTCAAACTTTCCTGCATTTTCTGCAGAGACTCTAGAGAAAATGATCCCAGATTTTGCTTTTGTCTCCACAACAGGGAAAACAGTAAAACCAAATTCTGTCATTCTATTTCCGAATTCCCCTGAATTTGATTCGCTTAACAAACGTTTGAAGGATCTTTTTAATCAATGGACAAGGGGTGAAATTGATCCGCCAGTAGAAGACCCGGAGTTACTTGTCCAGATTCGTGGTTTGATTTAGAATCAATACCAACGTTTGATTCTAAAATACAGTAACATTAGAATTCCTAAAAAACCCATGGCTCCGAGAGCAGTGACAAATCCATACTCCCACTCGAGAGTGGGCATGTGACGGAAGTTCATCCCATAGATTCCTGCTACAAGAGACATGGGTAACATGATGGCAGTCATGATGGTGAGAATCTTCATGATTTCATTGGTTTTACGAGTGGAAATGGCAATATGGGCTTCGAGGGCTGAAGATATAGATTCGATATTGCTATCGACGAGTTCTAATATACGAAGGGAATGGTCTCTTACATCTCGAAAGAATGCATCGGCCTCATCACTAAAAAAACTATTTTTGATTTTTTCTAAATCCTCCAAAACTTCTTTGTTTTGAAGCATCCCTTTTTTGATCGATAAAAGACTTGCCCGCAAACTATAAACGTTACTGATATCTAAGGACTTTGCATTCCCAAAAATTTGTTCTTCAAAATGTTCGATCCGTTCCTCAATTTTTTGAGTGATGGCAAGTGTATGGTCTGTTT
The sequence above is drawn from the Leptospira wolbachii serovar Codice str. CDC genome and encodes:
- a CDS encoding magnesium transporter CorA family protein, encoding MPALFNYILTPSSKDEVLLDRPLPLSHRHPKHWIHITAENEEKLMFLFQKHDIHQLTIEDILNPNSRIKLEIFPNYIFFVFRGFHFERNQLTQKNFNFILTPNQIISLTLDYRDSIGDIIDQWKVNNKILARGYEFIVHKILDIETDHTLAITQKIEERIEHFEEQIFGNAKSLDISNVYSLRASLLSIKKGMLQNKEVLEDLEKIKNSFFSDEADAFFRDVRDHSLRILELVDSNIESISSALEAHIAISTRKTNEIMKILTIMTAIMLPMSLVAGIYGMNFRHMPTLEWEYGFVTALGAMGFLGILMLLYFRIKRWY